The following nucleotide sequence is from Atribacterota bacterium.
TATTATTAAATAAAGTATGGAAATTATAGGAGGTTAATGATGCCATTTATTCAAAGTGAAAAGTTGTTCTCAAAATTAGCAGAACAAAGTAAAGCTTCAGCCATCAGAGAGATTTTAAAGATTATTCAAAGTTCTGATGTAGTGTCCCTGGCAGGAGGGATGCCCGATCCAATAACATTCCCTGTAGAAGATTTAAGAGTTATATGTACTGATATTTTATCCAGTAATAGTGCCCGCGCTTTACAGTACAGCAGCACAGAAGGGTTGCTACAGTTAAGAGAATACCTGCTAAAGTGGCTGGGACTGGATAAAAAAGGATACAAAACAGAAAACATCATGATCAGCTCTGGATCACAGCAGGGATTAGATTTGGTAAGTAAAGCACTGGTAGATCCGGGAGATATTGTTATAGCAGAATTGCCCAGTTATCTGGCAGCACTGAATGCTTTCAAAAGTTACGGGGCAGAGGTAGTAGGGATCCCGATGGATGAAAATGGCATGCAAATGGACTCATTAGAAAGTACACTTCAGGAAATTACCAATAAAGAGAAAAAGATTAAATTTATATACACAATTTCAAACTTCCAAAATCCCGCAGGTGTTACCATGTCATTGCCGAGAAGAAAAGAGATTTTAGAAATTGCTTCAAAGTATAATC
It contains:
- a CDS encoding PLP-dependent aminotransferase family protein, translated to MMPFIQSEKLFSKLAEQSKASAIREILKIIQSSDVVSLAGGMPDPITFPVEDLRVICTDILSSNSARALQYSSTEGLLQLREYLLKWLGLDKKGYKTENIMISSGSQQGLDLVSKALVDPGDIVIAELPSYLAALNAFKSYGAEVVGIPMDENGMQMDSLESTLQEITNKEKKIKFIYTISNFQNPAGVTMSLPRRKEILEIASKYNLFILEDNPYDKLRFEGEPLPPIQSFDQEGRVINLGTFSKILCPGLRLAWISGNKEIIEKVVILKQATDLCTPILNQMIGYEYCAKDYIDKNIDSNISVYREKRDVMLESLEKHFPEGAVWNKPAGGFFVFVTLPENIDADEMLYEAIKEKVAYVSGSSFFANGKGKNTMRLSFCYPSIEDIKEGVKRLGKVIEKNLKK